The proteins below are encoded in one region of Thermosulfurimonas marina:
- the rplJ gene encoding 50S ribosomal protein L10, with amino-acid sequence MLTRAQKEALVKSLREKFEEAQAVFVTSFKGLTANESNELRKKVREAGGEYRVVKNTLLRIASSGTPAEPLQQFIEGPTGIALAYKDPVALAKVLTEFAKEHEALILRGAALQGKPVEAKGIEALAKLPPREVLLAQLLGLLQAPPARLVQLLANVLRSFLYVLKAIEEKKRAEGGQ; translated from the coding sequence GTGCTTACGCGAGCCCAAAAGGAAGCTCTGGTAAAGAGTTTGCGGGAAAAGTTTGAAGAGGCCCAGGCAGTATTTGTGACTTCTTTCAAGGGCCTTACGGCCAACGAGAGCAACGAGCTGCGCAAGAAGGTGCGGGAGGCCGGAGGAGAGTATCGGGTGGTCAAGAATACTCTCCTGCGGATCGCCTCTTCCGGCACTCCGGCGGAGCCTTTGCAGCAGTTCATTGAGGGCCCTACCGGGATAGCCCTCGCCTATAAGGATCCGGTGGCCCTGGCCAAGGTACTTACGGAGTTTGCCAAGGAGCACGAAGCCCTCATTTTGCGCGGGGCGGCCCTTCAGGGCAAACCGGTGGAGGCCAAGGGGATTGAGGCCCTGGCCAAGCTTCCGCCGCGGGAAGTGCTTCTGGCCCAGCTCTTGGGTCTGCTCCAGGCCCCTCCGGCGCGCCTGGTGCAGCTCCTGGCCAATGTTTTACGCTCTTTCCTTTATGTGCTCAAGGCTATTGAAGAGAAAAAACGGGCCGAAGGTGGCCAGTAA
- the rpmG gene encoding 50S ribosomal protein L33: MAKKGEARVIIHLQCTECKRRNYTTTKNRRNTPDRLELRKYCPWDRKHTLHREVKGK, translated from the coding sequence ATGGCCAAGAAGGGCGAGGCGCGGGTGATTATTCATCTTCAGTGTACGGAGTGTAAGCGGCGCAATTACACCACTACCAAGAATCGGCGTAACACTCCGGATCGTCTGGAGCTCCGGAAGTATTGTCCCTGGGACCGGAAACACACCCTCCACAGGGAGGTCAAGGGGAAGTAA
- the rplK gene encoding 50S ribosomal protein L11: MAKKVIGIIKLQLPAGQASPAPPVGPALGQYGVNIMEFCKAFNAKTKGQEGLVIPAVITVYADRSFTFELKTPPASVLLKKAAGVEKGAHNPKKEIVGRVTRKQVEEIARTKMKDLNTLDLEAAMRMIQGTAKSMGIEIVD; encoded by the coding sequence ATGGCCAAGAAGGTAATCGGGATCATTAAGCTCCAGCTTCCAGCCGGTCAGGCTTCTCCGGCACCGCCGGTAGGGCCGGCTTTAGGACAGTACGGGGTAAATATCATGGAGTTCTGTAAGGCCTTCAATGCCAAGACCAAAGGGCAGGAAGGCCTGGTTATTCCGGCGGTCATTACGGTCTATGCCGACCGTTCCTTTACCTTCGAGCTCAAGACTCCACCGGCTTCGGTCCTTCTCAAAAAGGCCGCAGGGGTGGAAAAGGGGGCCCATAATCCCAAAAAGGAAATTGTAGGGCGGGTCACCCGCAAGCAGGTGGAAGAGATCGCCCGCACGAAGATGAAGGATCTTAATACTTTAGATCTTGAGGCCGCCATGCGCATGATCCAGGGGACGGCCAAGAGCATGGGGATCGAGATTGTGGACTGA
- the secE gene encoding preprotein translocase subunit SecE, with protein sequence MASLKELRERGKLAQAVQFLKEVRVEFKKITWASRRQTLATTAAVLSFTLFVAFYLGLVDLILSKIVQWLVY encoded by the coding sequence GTGGCTTCGCTTAAAGAGTTGCGGGAGAGGGGGAAGCTGGCTCAGGCCGTGCAGTTCCTCAAGGAAGTGCGGGTGGAATTCAAGAAGATCACCTGGGCCAGCCGGAGGCAGACCCTGGCGACTACGGCCGCGGTCCTTTCCTTTACGCTCTTCGTGGCCTTTTATTTGGGACTGGTGGATCTAATCCTTTCCAAGATTGTGCAGTGGCTGGTGTATTGA
- a CDS encoding CoB--CoM heterodisulfide reductase iron-sulfur subunit A family protein: MAQDKILVVGGGISGITAAVEAAEMEYDVYLVEKEPTLGGRVLQLRYYFPKLCPPTCGLEMNYRRIKTNPRITVYTMATVKEISGGPGNYKVKVEIAPRYVNENCTACGECEKVCQGERVNDFDFGLSKTKAIYLPHPMAFPARYVLDKSALAEGDLDRIMAACKYNAIEPDMQPQTVELEVGAIIWATGWKPYDASKLDNLGWGRFANVITNMQMERLASPTGPTGGKILRPSDQTEPKTVAFVQCAGSRDENHLPYCSYICCLASLKQSLYLAEQNPETESYIFYIDIRTPGRYEKFLRRAQEEARINFIKGKVAKIEEDPETKDLIVTAEDTLSGKKVQQRVNMVVLAVGMQPSLAEGAVPGVSVDENGFVRVSEGMYACGCARLPLDVMTSNETATAAALKAIQTIVRG, encoded by the coding sequence ATGGCTCAGGATAAGATTTTGGTGGTAGGAGGAGGGATAAGTGGCATTACGGCGGCCGTGGAAGCGGCCGAGATGGAATACGATGTCTATCTGGTGGAGAAGGAGCCCACTTTGGGAGGCCGGGTCCTTCAGTTGCGCTACTATTTCCCCAAGCTCTGTCCTCCCACCTGCGGTCTGGAGATGAACTATCGGCGTATCAAGACCAACCCCCGCATCACCGTTTACACCATGGCCACGGTGAAGGAGATCTCCGGGGGGCCGGGAAATTACAAGGTAAAGGTGGAGATCGCCCCCCGGTATGTGAACGAAAATTGCACGGCCTGTGGGGAATGTGAAAAGGTCTGCCAGGGGGAGCGGGTAAACGATTTCGATTTCGGGCTCTCCAAGACCAAGGCCATCTATCTTCCCCATCCCATGGCCTTTCCGGCCCGCTATGTGCTGGACAAGTCGGCCCTGGCCGAAGGGGATCTGGACCGGATTATGGCGGCCTGCAAGTACAACGCCATCGAGCCGGATATGCAGCCCCAGACGGTGGAATTGGAGGTGGGGGCCATTATCTGGGCCACGGGCTGGAAGCCTTATGATGCTTCCAAGCTCGACAACCTGGGCTGGGGGCGGTTTGCCAATGTGATTACCAATATGCAGATGGAGCGCTTGGCTTCGCCCACCGGACCTACCGGAGGCAAGATCCTCCGGCCCTCGGACCAGACCGAACCCAAGACGGTGGCCTTTGTCCAGTGTGCGGGCTCCCGAGATGAGAACCATCTTCCTTACTGTTCCTATATTTGCTGCCTGGCTTCCCTTAAGCAGAGTCTCTATCTGGCCGAGCAGAATCCGGAGACCGAAAGTTATATCTTTTACATTGATATCCGGACCCCGGGTCGTTATGAGAAGTTCCTCCGGCGGGCCCAGGAAGAGGCCCGGATCAACTTCATCAAGGGCAAGGTGGCCAAGATCGAGGAGGATCCGGAGACCAAGGATCTGATTGTGACCGCCGAGGATACGCTTTCCGGAAAGAAGGTCCAGCAGCGGGTAAATATGGTGGTGCTGGCGGTGGGTATGCAGCCTTCCCTGGCCGAGGGGGCGGTACCCGGGGTCTCGGTGGACGAAAACGGATTTGTGCGGGTCTCGGAGGGGATGTACGCCTGCGGGTGTGCGCGGCTTCCCTTGGATGTGATGACCTCGAATGAGACGGCTACGGCCGCGGCCCTTAAGGCCATTCAGACCATTGTAAGGGGGTAA
- the rplL gene encoding 50S ribosomal protein L7/L12, producing the protein MAVTKEEVIEFIANMSVLELSEFIKELEEKFGVSAAAPVAAVAAAPGVAPGAEAAPAEEKTEFDVILADAGGQKIQVIKEVRAITGLGLKEAKELVESAPKPIKEGVSKEEAEEIKKKLEAVGAKVEIK; encoded by the coding sequence ATGGCGGTAACCAAGGAAGAGGTGATCGAGTTCATTGCCAACATGAGTGTGCTTGAGCTTTCGGAGTTCATCAAGGAGCTCGAGGAGAAGTTCGGGGTGAGTGCCGCGGCTCCGGTGGCTGCGGTGGCGGCGGCTCCCGGGGTAGCTCCGGGGGCGGAGGCGGCTCCGGCGGAGGAAAAGACGGAGTTTGATGTGATCCTGGCGGACGCCGGTGGCCAGAAGATCCAGGTCATCAAGGAGGTCCGGGCCATTACCGGTTTGGGCCTCAAGGAGGCCAAGGAGCTGGTGGAAAGCGCTCCTAAACCCATAAAGGAGGGAGTCTCCAAAGAGGAGGCCGAGGAGATCAAGAAGAAGCTCGAGGCGGTTGGCGCCAAGGTAGAAATCAAGTAA
- the tuf gene encoding elongation factor Tu translates to MSKPKFERKKPHLNVGTIGHIDHGKSTLTSAITKVLSTKGLAEYIPFENIDKAPEERQRGITIQLAHVEYETEKRHYAHVDCPGHADYIKNMITGAAQMDGAILVVAATDGPMPQTREHILLARQVNVPAIVVFMNKVDMVDDEELLDLVELEVRELLSKYGYDGDNTPVIRGSALKALECGCGKEDCQWCGPIWELMRAVDEYIPEPVREVDKPFLMPIEDVFSISGRGTVVTGKVERGVLRPGDEVEIVGLRPTVKTVATSVEMFRKILDEALPGDNIGVLLRGIGKDEVERGQVLAKPGSITPHRKFKAEVYVLKKEEGGRHTPFFNGYRPQFYFRTTDVTGVVKLPEGVEMVMPGDNVELEVELIKPVAMEEGLRFAIREGGRTVGAGVVTKILE, encoded by the coding sequence ATGTCGAAGCCGAAGTTTGAGCGGAAGAAGCCGCATTTGAATGTAGGGACGATAGGGCATATTGACCATGGGAAGTCGACGTTGACGAGTGCGATTACCAAGGTGTTATCCACGAAGGGTTTGGCGGAGTATATTCCGTTTGAGAACATAGACAAGGCGCCGGAGGAGAGGCAGAGGGGGATCACGATTCAGCTGGCGCATGTGGAGTATGAGACGGAGAAGAGGCATTATGCGCATGTAGACTGTCCGGGTCATGCGGACTACATCAAGAACATGATTACGGGGGCGGCGCAGATGGACGGGGCGATATTGGTGGTGGCGGCCACGGATGGGCCGATGCCGCAGACCCGGGAGCACATATTGTTGGCGCGGCAGGTGAACGTGCCGGCGATTGTGGTGTTTATGAACAAGGTGGACATGGTGGACGATGAGGAGTTATTGGACTTGGTGGAGTTAGAGGTGAGGGAGTTGCTTTCGAAGTATGGGTATGATGGGGACAACACGCCGGTGATTAGGGGGAGTGCGTTGAAGGCGTTGGAGTGTGGGTGTGGGAAGGAGGATTGTCAGTGGTGTGGTCCGATATGGGAGTTGATGAGGGCGGTGGATGAGTACATACCGGAGCCGGTGAGGGAGGTAGACAAGCCGTTTTTGATGCCGATAGAGGATGTTTTTTCGATAAGTGGGCGAGGGACGGTGGTGACGGGGAAGGTAGAGAGGGGGGTGTTGAGGCCTGGGGATGAGGTAGAGATTGTGGGTTTGAGGCCGACGGTAAAGACGGTGGCCACCAGCGTGGAGATGTTTCGGAAGATCTTGGATGAGGCGTTACCTGGGGACAACATTGGGGTGTTGTTGAGGGGTATAGGCAAGGATGAGGTAGAGAGGGGGCAGGTGTTGGCGAAGCCTGGGAGCATAACGCCGCACAGGAAGTTCAAGGCGGAGGTATATGTATTGAAGAAGGAGGAGGGGGGGAGGCACACGCCGTTTTTCAATGGGTATAGGCCGCAGTTTTATTTTCGGACGACGGATGTGACGGGGGTGGTGAAGTTACCGGAGGGGGTGGAGATGGTGATGCCTGGGGACAATGTGGAGTTGGAGGTGGAGTTGATCAAGCCGGTGGCCATGGAGGAGGGATTGAGGTTTGCGATACGGGAGGGAGGCCGGACGGTAGGAGCCGGTGTGGTGACCAAGATCCTGGAATAA
- a CDS encoding hydrogenase iron-sulfur subunit, which produces MKIGAFICTSCNIGERLEISELEAAAQDQGAQFVASREFLCSKEGVQAINEAIKNEGLEAVAICACSPRVNWEVFDFGKVAVERVNLREGVVWSRFPVPGEGEESVDDTKEVAEGVTFKDELMSLAKDYVRMGVAKLQAYKFPEPYKPEEEISKTVLVIGGGVAGMTAALEVAKAGHPAILVEKEKELGGFAAKMKAQVKAEPPFDGITEPIVGRLISEVQGNEKITVYTGAQVTSIKGAPGLFTVTIKKGGSEEEVKVGAIVVAAGWKPYDASKLEELGYGKLANVVTNVEFEEMAAKGEIKKKDGSPVKSVLFVQCAGQRDENHLPYCSSVCCLVSLKQAKYVRELDPEAKAYIIYKDMRTVGIYENFYRNMQDDPGIFLTKGEIQGIAEEDGKLVVKVDQTLFGEEMEIPVDMVVLATGMVPATAEDPIIPLEYRQGAGFPELELFYGFADSNYICFPYETRRTGIYAAGAVHQPMTIFQAMEDATGAALKALQCLKAIEMGHAVHPRTWDFAYPEWDLKMCTQCKRCTEECPFGALDETEDGTPMPNPTRCRRCGTCFGACPQRIINFKDYSIDMVTQMIKACEMPEPDYGLYRVLALVCENDAYPALDMAAYRRINLPVAFRVIPVRCLGAVNVSFVKDAMSKGFDGVLLLGCKFGENYQCHFIKGSELANRRMENVAETLQQLALETERVTMEIVAIDEVEKLPQIMGKFVEFLQEYGESPFKGW; this is translated from the coding sequence ATGAAGATAGGAGCCTTCATCTGCACCTCTTGTAATATTGGGGAGAGGCTGGAGATCTCGGAACTGGAGGCGGCGGCCCAGGACCAGGGGGCCCAGTTCGTCGCCTCCCGGGAATTCCTCTGTAGCAAGGAAGGGGTTCAGGCCATCAATGAGGCCATTAAGAACGAGGGCCTGGAGGCGGTGGCCATCTGTGCCTGTTCTCCACGGGTAAACTGGGAGGTCTTTGACTTCGGCAAGGTGGCGGTAGAGCGGGTAAACCTCCGGGAGGGGGTGGTCTGGAGCCGCTTCCCGGTGCCCGGGGAGGGGGAGGAATCCGTGGACGACACCAAGGAGGTGGCCGAGGGGGTTACCTTCAAGGATGAACTCATGTCCCTGGCTAAGGATTATGTGCGTATGGGGGTGGCCAAGCTCCAGGCTTATAAATTCCCTGAACCGTATAAACCGGAAGAGGAGATTTCTAAGACCGTGCTGGTGATCGGGGGCGGAGTGGCCGGAATGACCGCGGCCCTTGAGGTGGCCAAGGCGGGGCATCCGGCCATCCTGGTGGAGAAGGAGAAGGAACTCGGGGGCTTTGCGGCCAAAATGAAGGCCCAGGTCAAGGCCGAGCCTCCCTTCGACGGGATCACCGAGCCCATTGTGGGAAGGCTCATCTCCGAGGTGCAGGGGAATGAAAAGATCACCGTATATACCGGGGCTCAGGTGACCAGCATCAAGGGGGCTCCGGGGCTCTTTACGGTGACCATCAAAAAGGGTGGAAGCGAGGAAGAGGTCAAGGTGGGAGCCATTGTGGTGGCTGCGGGCTGGAAGCCCTACGACGCCTCCAAGCTTGAGGAATTGGGCTACGGAAAGTTGGCCAATGTGGTCACCAATGTGGAATTCGAGGAAATGGCCGCCAAGGGGGAGATCAAGAAAAAGGACGGCTCCCCGGTCAAAAGCGTCCTTTTTGTCCAGTGTGCCGGACAGCGGGACGAGAATCACCTCCCTTACTGCTCCTCGGTCTGCTGTCTGGTCTCTCTCAAGCAGGCCAAGTATGTGCGGGAGCTCGATCCCGAGGCCAAGGCCTACATTATTTATAAAGACATGCGTACGGTGGGGATCTACGAGAACTTCTATCGGAATATGCAGGATGACCCCGGGATCTTTCTTACCAAGGGAGAGATCCAAGGGATTGCCGAAGAGGATGGGAAGCTAGTGGTCAAGGTGGATCAGACCCTTTTCGGGGAGGAGATGGAGATTCCTGTGGACATGGTGGTTCTGGCCACGGGTATGGTCCCGGCTACGGCCGAAGATCCCATCATTCCCCTCGAGTACCGCCAGGGGGCAGGCTTTCCGGAGTTGGAACTCTTTTATGGTTTTGCGGACTCTAATTACATCTGTTTCCCTTATGAGACCCGGCGTACCGGTATTTATGCCGCAGGGGCGGTGCATCAGCCCATGACCATCTTTCAGGCCATGGAGGATGCTACCGGGGCGGCCCTTAAGGCCCTGCAGTGTCTCAAGGCCATCGAGATGGGCCATGCCGTGCATCCCCGGACCTGGGACTTTGCCTATCCCGAATGGGACCTCAAGATGTGCACCCAGTGTAAGCGGTGTACGGAGGAGTGCCCCTTCGGGGCCCTGGACGAGACCGAGGATGGGACCCCCATGCCCAATCCCACGCGGTGCCGTCGGTGTGGGACCTGCTTCGGGGCCTGTCCGCAGCGGATCATCAATTTCAAGGACTACAGCATTGACATGGTCACCCAGATGATCAAGGCCTGCGAGATGCCGGAGCCGGACTATGGGCTCTACCGGGTGCTGGCCCTGGTCTGCGAAAATGACGCCTATCCCGCGCTGGACATGGCGGCCTATCGGCGGATCAATCTTCCGGTGGCCTTCCGGGTGATCCCGGTGCGCTGTCTGGGAGCGGTGAACGTCTCCTTCGTGAAGGACGCCATGAGCAAAGGTTTTGACGGGGTGCTCCTTCTGGGTTGCAAGTTCGGGGAGAATTATCAGTGCCATTTCATCAAAGGAAGTGAGCTGGCCAACCGGCGGATGGAAAACGTGGCCGAGACCCTGCAGCAGCTGGCCCTGGAGACCGAGCGGGTCACGATGGAGATTGTGGCCATCGATGAGGTGGAAAAACTCCCGCAGATCATGGGTAAATTTGTAGAGTTCCTCCAGGAATACGGAGAAAGTCCCTTTAAGGGATGGTAA
- the nusG gene encoding transcription termination/antitermination protein NusG translates to MSWYVVYVWAGREREVAEALKARFAEEGLAEVLEQVVVPPEKIIEVVFSPEKHVSRRFYSGYILVKLQDGEGAFELLRNVEGVVGIMGDGKPRPLTEEEARKLLEQIAVEEIKPKPRYQFMPGDRVRITEGPFANFHGVVDEVKPDKGKVRVLVSIFGRETPVEIEFAHVQKI, encoded by the coding sequence ATGAGCTGGTATGTAGTTTACGTGTGGGCCGGAAGGGAGCGGGAGGTGGCCGAGGCCTTAAAGGCCCGGTTTGCGGAAGAGGGGCTGGCGGAGGTCCTGGAGCAGGTGGTGGTGCCTCCGGAGAAGATCATCGAGGTGGTCTTCAGTCCGGAAAAACACGTCTCCAGGCGCTTTTATTCCGGCTATATTCTGGTGAAGCTTCAGGACGGAGAGGGGGCCTTCGAGCTCTTGCGAAACGTGGAAGGTGTGGTAGGGATAATGGGCGATGGCAAGCCCCGGCCTCTTACGGAAGAGGAGGCCCGGAAGCTCTTGGAGCAGATTGCGGTAGAGGAGATCAAGCCCAAGCCCCGGTATCAGTTTATGCCCGGGGATCGGGTGCGGATTACCGAGGGGCCTTTTGCCAACTTTCACGGAGTGGTGGACGAGGTGAAACCCGACAAGGGCAAGGTCCGGGTGCTGGTGAGTATTTTTGGGCGAGAGACCCCGGTAGAAATTGAATTTGCCCACGTGCAGAAGATCTAA
- the qmoC gene encoding quinone-interacting membrane-bound oxidoreductase complex subunit QmoC, with the protein MARIEPDVQTVKEIQAAGGDTVKKCYQCATCTSVCPLATEEVPFPRKQMLLGQWGFKEKLLSDPALWLCHQCGDCTLYCPRGARPGDVLGALRNMAVRELTEFKFLWTFYNKPWGLPILIALSLITVWLSLSIFAGGVPGFPTLPYLPHMSAEEVHILFLKLSPRVVAVDAVFLPLAAFVVLMVAIGINRMWNGLVENAGIPAAYRLGFWALVTTYLGAALREILAHSRFLECGANRWRFNGHRMLLWSFIILAFVTAVVFIAADVFGFHTPWPLYNPIKILANIGAILLLYGVISVIVNRSRAAAEGKLASSYQDWFLIYLILAVGLTGVLTELLRIAGSTIYPGMYALHLASVFMLFLSVPYSKFAHLVYRTTAYVFDLYSRDVRARMAALEAASAPASTEAAEEASSGEGEGSSEEAQA; encoded by the coding sequence ATGGCCCGTATAGAGCCCGATGTCCAGACGGTAAAGGAGATCCAGGCCGCCGGAGGGGATACGGTCAAGAAGTGCTATCAGTGTGCCACCTGTACCTCGGTCTGTCCTCTGGCCACGGAGGAGGTGCCCTTTCCGCGGAAACAGATGCTCCTTGGGCAGTGGGGATTCAAGGAAAAGCTCCTTTCGGACCCGGCCCTCTGGCTCTGTCATCAGTGCGGGGACTGCACCCTTTATTGTCCCCGGGGGGCCCGGCCGGGGGACGTGTTGGGGGCCTTGCGGAACATGGCGGTCCGGGAGCTTACCGAATTCAAGTTCTTGTGGACCTTTTACAACAAACCCTGGGGGCTTCCCATCCTCATAGCTTTGTCCCTGATCACGGTCTGGCTTTCCCTTTCCATCTTTGCTGGAGGTGTTCCGGGATTTCCCACGCTACCTTATCTGCCGCACATGAGTGCCGAAGAAGTGCACATCCTCTTCCTTAAGTTAAGCCCTAGGGTGGTGGCGGTGGACGCGGTTTTCTTGCCCCTTGCCGCCTTTGTAGTCCTCATGGTGGCCATCGGGATCAACCGCATGTGGAACGGACTGGTGGAAAATGCCGGGATACCGGCGGCGTATCGTCTGGGTTTTTGGGCCTTGGTGACCACTTATCTGGGGGCGGCCCTTCGCGAGATCCTGGCACATAGCCGCTTTCTGGAGTGCGGGGCCAATCGCTGGCGTTTCAACGGCCACCGGATGCTCCTTTGGTCTTTCATTATTTTGGCCTTTGTCACTGCCGTGGTCTTCATCGCTGCGGATGTCTTCGGATTCCACACCCCGTGGCCCCTCTATAACCCCATTAAGATCTTGGCCAACATCGGGGCTATTCTTCTCCTCTACGGAGTGATCAGTGTCATCGTGAATCGCAGCCGCGCTGCAGCGGAGGGTAAACTGGCCAGCAGCTATCAGGATTGGTTCCTCATCTATCTTATCCTGGCGGTAGGATTGACCGGGGTGCTCACGGAGCTTCTGCGGATTGCCGGAAGCACCATCTATCCTGGAATGTACGCCCTGCATCTGGCCTCGGTCTTTATGCTCTTTTTGAGTGTGCCCTATTCCAAGTTTGCCCACCTGGTTTACCGCACTACGGCCTATGTCTTTGATCTATACAGCCGGGATGTGCGGGCCAGGATGGCCGCTCTGGAGGCCGCAAGCGCTCCGGCCTCCACCGAGGCTGCGGAAGAGGCTTCTTCCGGGGAGGGCGAAGGGTCCTCTGAGGAGGCCCAGGCCTAA
- the rplA gene encoding 50S ribosomal protein L1 — protein MAKRGKKYREALSKIDRTKRYTFEEAVKLALENAYANFDETVDVAVVLGVDPRHADQMVRGSVVLPHGTGKTARVVVFAKGDKAKEAEAAGADYVGAEDLIQKIQEGWLEFDKAVATPDMMPLVGRIGKILGPRGLMPSAKTGTVTFDVARAVKEIKAGKVDFKVDRAGVVHAPVGKVSFGPQKILENLAAFFEALLRAKPSAAKGQYIKSVTISTTMGPGIKVEPADVRNLVKEYQAE, from the coding sequence ATGGCTAAAAGAGGCAAGAAGTATCGGGAGGCGCTTTCCAAGATCGATCGCACCAAGCGCTATACCTTCGAAGAAGCGGTGAAGCTCGCCCTGGAGAACGCCTACGCCAACTTTGACGAGACGGTGGATGTGGCGGTGGTGCTGGGGGTGGATCCCCGGCATGCGGACCAGATGGTGCGGGGCTCGGTAGTCCTTCCCCACGGCACGGGAAAGACCGCGCGGGTGGTGGTTTTTGCCAAGGGAGACAAGGCCAAAGAGGCGGAGGCCGCGGGGGCGGACTATGTAGGGGCGGAGGACCTCATCCAGAAGATCCAGGAGGGCTGGCTCGAGTTTGACAAGGCGGTAGCCACTCCGGATATGATGCCTCTGGTGGGGCGGATCGGAAAGATCCTGGGGCCGCGGGGGCTTATGCCCAGTGCCAAGACCGGGACGGTGACCTTTGATGTGGCCCGGGCGGTAAAGGAGATCAAGGCCGGAAAGGTGGACTTCAAGGTAGACCGGGCCGGGGTGGTGCATGCCCCGGTGGGTAAGGTCTCCTTCGGGCCGCAGAAGATTTTGGAGAATCTGGCGGCCTTTTTTGAGGCCCTTTTGCGGGCCAAACCCTCGGCGGCCAAAGGCCAGTATATAAAGAGTGTGACCATTTCCACCACTATGGGGCCGGGCATCAAGGTGGAGCCGGCGGATGTGCGCAACCTGGTGAAAGAGTACCAGGCGGAGTAA